From Alligator mississippiensis isolate rAllMis1 chromosome 1, rAllMis1, whole genome shotgun sequence:
AGgcagggtaagagtgctcagaaacccccttggctcagcaaggacattcagcaatgcctgaggactaaaaggcattgctgtacaaccagtggaagggaggaactatcaccaaggaggagtactcctcctcagcctgggagtgtatgagggctattaggaagtccaaggtagagatggaggtcaggctagtgtccaggatcaaggacaacaaaaagtcctttttcaagtacattgggagcaaaaagagggcaccaggcaatgtagggcccctgcaagacacaaacggtaatctggtggccacgtcagacaagaaagctgatatttttaacagtttctttgcctctgttttcctgaacagggaccaggatatcccacctaccagaggtagggacaatcttggggatagctctatcaagccttcagtcagtgcagatgtagttagggttcttctggaagggctagacatttttaaatctccaggtccagatgccctccacccaagggtgttgagggagctggcaggggtcatcgcggagcccttggcccagctgtatgagcattcgtggtcatctggccaggtgccgggggattggaaactggctaatgtagtccctatttttaagaatgggagtaaggaggacccaagtaattataggcctgcaagcctcacctcagtgctggggaagatcttggagagaatcatcgaggagcacatctgtggggggcctgcaggggagatcatgctccgGGGCAATCAgtatgggttcaccaaaggcaggtcctgcctgaccaacctgattgccttttacgaccaagtaactaaatccttggatgatggtgtcgctgtggacatagtctttctagactttaagaaggcctttgacactgtctctcaccccatcctcatcaataaattaagtgactgcggcattgatgtctgcacagttggatgggtaaaaaattggctgatggggtgtacccagagagtaatggtggacgggttgtactcaaccttgcaagatgtaagcagtggggtccctcagggcttggttctcaggcccgcactgtttaacatcttcatcagtgacttggacgagggggtggaaagcacgctgtccaagtttgctgatgacactaagatgtgggacgaggtggacacacttgaagggagagagaggctgtaactagatttagacagactacaaaagtgggcagatgagaataggatggggttcaacgtagacaaatgcagggtgctgtacctggggagaaggaatccacagcatacatacaggctggggagttcccttcttgaaagcacagaggcggaaagggatcttggagtcattattgactccaagatgaacatgagccgccaatgccagaccgcagccagcaaggccagccataccttgtcatgcatccaaagatgcatctcaagccggtccagagaggtgatactccccctctatgcaactttggtcaggccgcagttggagtactgcgtccagtattgggcaccgcacttcaaaagggatgtggccagcctggagagggttcagaggagggccacccacttggtgagagggcagcaggacaggccctacaaggagaaactgagggacctgaacctattcagcaagaggaggctgaggggggacctggtggctgcctacaagctcatcacgggagatcaacagcaaataggcagagcccttttctccccagcaccacctggggtaacaaggaatagtggtaataagctgatggagaacaggtttaggttagagatcagaaggcaatattttacagttagggtggccgcaatctggaaccaacttcccagggaagtggtcctcgcccctaccttgggcaaattcaagaggaggttggatgatcacctgtctggggtcttgtgaacccagcattcattcctgcctgtggcagggggtcaggttagatgatctgttcaggtccctcctgaccctagctactatgaaacattggacccctgctaaaccagatgggacaactgacaaccaatgcccaggaaaaagtcaacttgctaaatgggtactttgcatcttTTTCACCaatcccatgggatgcccctgcccactgtgggtcagggatgcccaggtgagggagattccttaccctccatcaatgctgacctcgtgaaggaacaccttgagaggctgaataccttcaagtcagccagccctgatagtctacaccccagggtactcaaggagctggcaagcatcatagcttggCCCCTGACATGGATCTtagagaactcctggtgctctggtgaagtgcccgaagattggaagaaggccaatgtgttgcctatcttcaagaaagggaggaaagtggatccagcaaactacagggccatcagcctgacctccatcccggggaagatcctagaaaagattattaaagaggccattcttaacagactggctgatggcaacatcctgagggatagctagcacgggtttgttgcaggtaggtcttgcttgaccaatctcatttacttttatgaccaggtgacctatcacctggacaagggagaagagattgatgtcatatatcttgatgttaaaaaagctttcgatctggtatcccatgatcacctcttggcaaaactggctaactccGGCCTTGAccccaccacaatccgctggctggggaattggctccgtggtcagacccagagggtgttggttgacagaagtcaattgtggtgcgctgtgaccagtggggtccctcaagcctCTGTCCTAGGgtctatactatttaacattttcattaatgttgtagacattggagtcagaagcagactggccaagttcgctgacagcaccaaactctggggtaaagcactcacacctgaggacaagagggtgatccaggcagaccttgacaggctcagaaaattggtggatgagaacctgatggtgtttaacaccaaaaaatgcaaggttctccatcttgggaggaaaaacctgcagcatgcttataggctcagcagcgctACACTGGCCAGCACTTCTGAcaaaaggaacttgggggtcgtgattgaccacaagatgaatatgagcctgcaatgtgatgctgcagctagtaacgtgagcaaaatgctggcttgcatccatagatgcttctcaagcaaatcccaggacgtcattctcctgttgtactcggccttggtgaggccgcagctggagtactgcatccagttttgggctccacacttcaaaaaggacgtggagaagcttgagagggttcagaggagagccacgcacatgatcagaggtcaggaaaacagaccttatgatgagagtctgagagccatgggactcttcagcctggaaaaacacaggctcaggggggtcCTGGTGGCTAcctttaagtttatcaggggcgctcaccaggatctgggggaatgtctgttcaccacagctccccaagggatgacaaggttgaacagtcacaaactcctccatgatcaTTTCAGGcaggacgtaaggaagaacttctttactgtctgagcccccaaggtttggagtaaactgctgccagaggtggttcaaggacccgctttgaatgccttcaagagacaattggatgtttatcttgctgggatcctatgatccctgctggcttcctgccactggggtaggggggctggacttgatcttccaaggtcccttccagccctaatcaAAGATTCATAGACAAGGCCTCTTGATAAGTTGGTTGATCTTCAAGATAGTCCTTAATGGGCTTCAGTGGTATCATCTTCAACAGTAATAACTCTATTCAGGAGCTCTTGAAAGTTCTTCTTCCACAGCATCTTTATGATGGAACCATCTTTAAAACGAGTGTTGTTCCATCTTTGGATCTCAGAGCAACAAGTCCCTGTGTGTTTGGGAAGATAACTTCAGTTGTTCGGAAAACAAGCCTCTCATAATACATCAATGCTGCAAAAACAGTGTTTGTATTAACAGCAGGTTCCATAGCCtactaaaaaaattaagaaaaatataagcaaagtgtggaatcagaaaaaatatatgccttaaactttgattattttagttataagatgacataacctctttgtgtagaattgctggctcggtacagtagaacagataagggcaagtgtttgttctttgtaactcttctgcaaatgctttgctcaccgcggccttgaaggtagaaaaaaaaaaagtatgtacaaagtagatttccaggtgcaagaaggaggtttgtgaactaaccctatctcccccataattcccatcctgataacagcaaagaaataatgaagtaatattatagccgcttttcatgctaatttcactatatgatcacgtgagttgtaagcgactgttaaaaagtatataagcctcctgattttgctcttggggggggaccccttccaagtgcttgggaaatccatgtcactttggaactccccctacagctgtagtttcttttgaataaaagcttctgctgacctgacccaaaagtactctgtgtgtgtttccacgacaattcctggtgccgtgactcggatccagaacacaggctgaggaaggaggaccgcaggctaccccccccccgaaccctgaggcgccaaacttgagaggtaagagacctaattcaaaatctctattggggttttggaggaggactgcctgtaggctcccaacttggccatggtaactggatctgaaccttgttaaaacaggtcagtctgaaccttactgccggctaaaattttctgtctggtaaaggatcccattttgtgtctggtaacgtacgttttagggagaaactgtttgaggcaccttcatccaacagcacatcgggcttgtagttaattaactaaggcggtgtggggtaggaggtctggctgactgaataaatgtgcatgtgtatgtgtatttagaaatatgagccactgaccaggactgagactacggttgggctcagccgcccgaattctgcctgacagggcagttttgaaagcaagggggcccaactggaacctcgtgacccagtggacagggcttattgaatgaatgtgtgtgtgtatttagaaatatgagccactgaccaggactgagactacggttgggttcagccgccccaattctgcctgacagggcagttttgaaagcaaggggacccaactggaacctcgtgacccagtggacagggcgtctgagtgattttgtcttttccaaacccctcgtcccagtagcttctgccgaaagcaggagtgaaaggatccctctagtgtttccctccccatttccattttatgagccggtgtcgggtcagaagccttttgtctgggcagtgaaaaactgcggggcaaggcactgagcggcccggacatcctaaataagcctctcctacgtctccctgtgtgactgaaaatgggaacaagtcagtctaaacaggttcctgtcccccctaaggggactccggcgtactttatgtacacacactattctcccgagacttgcaagtacctggataagtggaactggtatactagggatgatcctgtgaaacattttccacaggaaggaacatttgatcaggataaaatagtgcacttgagaggggcgttagagtcccgtggatccaaaacaccacaaaaccagtgggacgcgttcttttattggtatgatgaaatgtccaaaaggcggacagaatctcaaactaggagcctaaaagactctcaagaaaaattaaaacagcagttaaaagctgttcgggagaaattggctgctcccccaaattacacgctggccaccgctccaatgtatccagcattgcccggggcgcccccaccaccggagccagcagaggatatccttgacctttgttcgaaccccgctctcctgggactcccacatcagcaacaaccggttcaacatcaggctgcagcccaggctagtgacccattagctgaagctccttcagtaaatccatccacggagcttaatagtctggactcatccaccatatctgccactcaatcatcaccagtgtggcaatttactcctgggtcacaacccaccacaggtgtatttagaagaatgggaataggcatggaaagttctcccatcaatctgagatcccaaactgcacaagtttaccccctaagacaaatgccaggcattggcaccgatggacaaaatatagtaactgtgcacgcaccctggactccaggtgatctctacaatttaactcagaagttcccaaaaatcagggaagacccagaaaaatttcaggaagaattgcagactgttataaattgttataatccaacatgggctgacattaatcagctcatgcgatccattttgcccaaggagactatgctacgtctgtacgctgcctgtacttggccagatcaaaacccagggattggccaagactttattgacaagagaaatgctttggttcaggcagttctcacaatttgcccaaaaaaggcagactggaccaaaataaatacctgtaaacaaaacaaaaacaccccagtgactatttagaacgcctcaaacaggcatttgaacgatactcaggaatggataacccagtcggaaatgctaaacaagcaatagtggcagcattcgtccagggacttaaccctaaaattgctgagaaaattcaaacagtaattattggctggaaaactaaagatttgaccgaagtccttgctgcggctaaccattttcataacaaattggaacggtctaaagacagtgccgagtttaagttaatggccttacagatttctcagttgcagggtccaggtagaggaaggggacgaggacggggaaggggaggcccgggtagattcaggggaagagatagatccttgagcccacaaaacccaggctatgggaaccaatgtcattattgcaagcaagaaggacattggaaatcagaatgccccaaccgccccggccaaggacccagaccccagcccccacctccacttcctgtcaattttcccagtgttgaataggacagcctgagggacagtgacatcattgctcctttgcttgctactgaccaatctggtccgtttgttgaatgccttatttctggtaaacctgtctcctgtcttgtcaacaccagagcgtcccgctccacgctaaaggctgctgagtttccttttctaccttattctcctgaaactgtaaatgctgtcggtataggcggacaacctatcccacatcccgtctctgaacctgtctccatctctattggccctttgtctgaaaatcatgcctttcttcttagcccctgtgcacctgtcaaccttcttagtaaggacttgctgtgtaaactgggatgcgtgatttattgtagcccagatggtgtttaccttgaggtaccggaacatagggaaaccaagcttgtggctttgctaacccaggagtactctgatcctgacacttcctacttgcaagaggaactgttggcacgagtacctccacagctgtggtccacccatgcgaatgaagtggggcacatgctgagtgctgaaccagtgcgtatcatcctgaaccctgccaagccacttcctcgtgtcccacagtaccccatctcaaaggaagctgaggaagggatcaagcctgtcgtttcctcactccttgagcaagggattattgtcccaatacgctcgccttgcaacacacctatcctacctgtcaaaaaacctggtaaagatacgtatcgctttgtgcaagatcttcgagctgtaaatgccgctgtgttacccgctttccccgtggtccctaaccctgccactattctttcctgtatcccttcagatgctacatatttcacagtagtggatctttgttctgcttttttctctatccccgttcataaggatagccagtatctgtttgcatttacttatcagggatttcaatatacctggacaagactccctcagggatatacagagtccccaaccctgttttcccagatcctaaaaaaagatttggatcctatcacgttcaaaggggggtccacccttgttcagtacgttgatgatctattgttagcctcacccactttagaggcctgtgagcaagatactttgacactcctcacagctttagctcagaaaggccacaaggcctcaaaatctaaattgcagctctgcaagtctaaggtacattatttagggcatgatatctcagcaggagaacaacacctttcccctagtagagttgaagctatcctcaacattcccaaacctatgactagaaaacagatgaggggattcttaggtgcaacgggttattgtagacagtggatcctgggttatgctgctttcgcaaaacccttgcaagcattcactcatgataccaccccggaacccctcccttggactcctgaagctgaacaagcatttgtggtccttaagcaagccctcactcttgctcctgctcttggacttcctaattataagaaaccctttaccttgttttgtcatgaacgggaaggaatcgctttaggagtactcactcagctgcatggtgaaaagcatcgcccaattgcatattacagctctgcccttgatcccgtagctgcgggacttcctccttgcctccgttcagttgcagctgctgccttgttggttgaaaaggcagattctctagttttgggacactctttaaccgttgcagttccacatgctgtgatggcccttctgctcaagggcaaaactcagcacatttccaattcccgtcttactaaatatgagaaacttctactgtcagctgcaaatgtaaccttaaatcgctgttcaattctgaatcctgcatcacttctgcctattgcctctgatggtgagcctcatgattgcctgtctatcacaactcaattgttaacccctcgaactgacctcaaggacattcctatcccgaactctgaccttgttttgtttgttgatggttcctgtcttagaaatgatgcaggcaaattagttgcgggatatgcagtatgcactcagtatgctgttttggaagcctattctttaccccaagctcattctgctcaagttgctgaactcattgctttaacacgtgcttgcattcttgcaaaaaatcaaaccacaaccatttatactgactctaagtatgcttttggtgttgttcatgattttggacaaatctggaaacaaagagggttcctcacttcatcagggacccaaatcagtcatggttgttatgtaaaagcgctcttagaagctgttcaattgcctcttgctattgctattgtcaaatgtaaagctcatgagaaaccctttgatgatgtcacacgaggaaatgatctggcagaccgttctgccagaaatgcggccctttctggcccacaggctcctaactctgtttttgtttgtttttcagcagaccagtctcctttggctagcctttcaagtctggcccttcttcaaaatcaggccccaaaaaaggaaataaatgactggctgcgtgcaggatgttcactgcaccccgactctctctggcgctccccggacggccgcctggtggcgcctagagagcttttgccacatcttgctcgtttaacccactctgtggcccatacgagcaaaggaggaatgattgctacagtacaaagaaattggtttgccccaaattttccttccatggcacaacagtactgtagctcctgtcccatctgcttagctcacaacattgggcaacgggtaaaaacgacacccacagcccatccccctccatggggaccgtttgtaaatctgcaaattgattttttgcagctacctaagtgctgttcttatgaatacattcttgttattattgatgtgttctctggatgggtggaagcctacccatgcgtacgtgctgattccatcactgtagcaaagaaattgctcaaagaattcatccctagatttggattgcctctcacaatagatagtgaccgtggcacccatttcacaggacagatagtaaaaaacatctgccaagcactcaacatacagcaacccctacactgtagttatcatccacagtcaagtggtgctgtagaacgtaaaaactctgatttaaaaacgcgcatttcgaagatttgtgctgaaacaggcctcaaatggcctgatgcactgcccattgctcttatgcacattagaaacactgttaacagaaaacatggcctaaccccttatgaaatactcatggcacgacccatgaggatgccagctacaccacctgttgcccctcaccaaacagacctacaattaactgatgaaactgtactaaattattgcaaggcattaatgaagtatgccaggtctgttcattcacaggtccaagaagccttacctcaaccaccggatgttccctgtcacaacctcgaaccaggggattggatctacgtaaaggtctatcaacggaaaaacgcacttcaacccagatggaaagaacctttccaggtacttctgaccactaattctgctgttcgttgccaaggtcaccaaacatggactcacgcctcgcactgcaagaaggtatcacctccattggatcccgaagcagctgtattccaaccaaggttgggatctttccctgaggccaaggacaaagaccctcaggacctcactcaggcaagtgaggagcatcagggtgcaagtgctagtaacctctcccctgcacccaacacctcagcccagccggattcatcagttgaagaacgaagatatcatcttcggcctcgaagaaagtgaatgctcccattcggaagatcaccacctcgatcaagaccaagagccgacattatcagtcctttaggtaacttgagcccagaggacgaagaaagactttggctgccatcctgggtttggctggtagtgttctttttcttactggtgctggttatgtttgttgttaagattctttgtccctcctgtatctaaaaatggcactgatatccttatatatcacacttgggtatctcagtatcacccaaggggggtgggagaaaaatttgtatttgcagatctcccatgcggtggctcaagctggaaataaaagtgactgctggatatgctctcacagcccagcacacctacaccaaggaatcccaatgatcggagtaccaatatccctccagcaatggggaacaataaacggcggcttcgttagacactactcgttagctgcccatcggtccgctcctaaagaatggagggccgcccctgctaactggataatctccccaagagtagaggcgcctttctgttacagatccaacaacaccagagcttataataaagccacacctgtaggacactaccctcattgcctaactactctagattatagccctagtagcaccagtggaatcctgttgggtaacgtaccctctctcaattgtacaggattcatggtctacaacttttctaaggaacctcatgttgctctcattgcaaacagatcagaattttacattcactccaattttacttcttgtaatatatctcggtccagcaggataacagctgaacgtggaccgtcctatacgatgcatatcaatcgaaagtgccggatagggcacaacaactgtcgagatttgagtaccttttctgccccaggcctatactggctctgcggaaacagggctcataaaatcttgccctggaattgggtgggggcatgcactcttggacgtgttatccctggtttcgaaatgcatagtgcaatatatctggaacaagtaaaaaatttcaaccatcacatgaaaagggcggttaaccccttagctaccagaaacacagggttccatcgatttgtgagaaccttcataccgtggcttggagtaagagaattggaactagccataattaacatttcagccacaatggaagctatgggaaatgccactgcggatgcaattcaggctctgcaaaaagagatctcccagatctcacaagtaactatacaacaccgcatagccctagattacctattggtatcccagggaggagtatgtgccttagtaaactccacctgttgtgtctatgtcaatcaggacatgcgaatcgaaactaacattcgcaaaatccgaaatcagttaagggtcctacatcaagcggcctcagaaaatactgactggggtctagaagaaatgtggtcttggctaacctcctggctcccagatttcggggcccttggcaagaaaatcctgtatggaatattgtttgtcttgatagttctgataatgttctatgtcttaatacaactgatcctctgctgcgtgaaagccagcaggggaagctttagcaaggcaagaaaacccacagcagagtctagaataatggtgttacaaaagtgtgagcagattgaaagaaaacatgaaaggctgcatgatgaaatagaggggctcatgagaatggaaatttaaggctaaagtgagactaaatagtctcaaagggggggggctgtggaatcagaaaaaatatatgccttaaactttgattattttagttataagatgacataaccgctttgtgtagaattgctggctcggtacagtagaacagataagggcaagtgtttgttctttgtaactcttctgcaaatgct
This genomic window contains:
- the LOC132247697 gene encoding syncytin-A-like, encoding MALISLYITLGYLSITQGGWEKNLYLQISHAVAQAGNKSDCWICSHSPAHLHQGIPMIGVPISLQQWGTINGGFVRHYSLAAHRSAPKEWRAAPANWIISPRVEAPFCYRSNNTRAYNKATPVGHYPHCLTTLDYSPSSTSGILLGNVPSLNCTGFMVYNFSKEPHVALIANRSEFYIHSNFTSCNISRSSRITAERGPSYTMHINRKCRIGHNNCRDLSTFSAPGLYWLCGNRAHKILPWNWVGACTLGRVIPGFEMHSAIYLEQVKNFNHHMKRAVNPLATRNTGFHRFVRTFIPWLGVRELELAIINISATMEAMGNATADAIQALQKEISQISQVTIQHRIALDYLLVSQGGVCALVNSTCCVYVNQDMRIETNIRKIRNQLRVLHQAASENTDWGLEEMWSWLTSWLPDFGALGKKILYGILFVLIVLIMFYVLIQLILCCVKASRGSFSKARKPTAESRIMVLQKCEQIERKHERLHDEIEGLMRMEI